Within the Drosophila melanogaster chromosome 3R genome, the region AGAACGCAACACATTTGCATACGGGGGCGCTGGTGCAAAAAGTGGCCTCGAATCGTAGTCGCAGTTGGATTCTATTACATGCCACGGGTCTTGCCGCCGGTTGCAcgtttaaattgtattttgccGACTGCCATCTGCTCGATGATGCCACGAGCTACAAATTTGCCAGTAAACACACAGTCGAGCGAATCCTGGCAGGCGGAACGCAATTGCTTCGCGCCCTGAAATATTAGCCTCGTTTGCCcggagtcgagtcgagtcgagtgcCCTGCTCCTCCTGGTGGGCCCATCTTTATGGCCTCTGATTGCATTTGGCTGCCTTGGTAAAAATCACGTGGGCTATTGAACATTCTGCCCCCGAATTGtctgcataaatatttaaatattcccAATATTGCAATCGTTTCTCAACTCAGTTTACGTTGTGAAACTGTAAATGATATGGGCCTTCAGATTTGGGCCTTTTTGTTGCGTCAATTAGGTTCATAGATCTATCGCCATTTCCCTTtgatgaaaatatatatacccCATTGAGCCTAAAGTTCAAAACTCAATGTCAAGTATTTTAAAGCTTTTCCCACGCTCCAAACCCAACTAAACCAACTTCAAAGCCACACGCGGGCCAATAAAGCAAGGGCCAACTAACCCATACCCATCGAAATATTGACGCCTGGCCTCCTAATTGCTCGGCAAACGCTCACCAATTCATCGCACACCGGATCAGGAAATCGGGGATGTGGGGTAGGAAGAGGGCTTTGGCTTTACCCTCGCCtaaaataagttttttttagCGCCGACAGCATTCCTTCTTTTttctcatctttttttttttttttgaaggaCGAAACGGCATCCGCCTCCAATTAGAGTTCTGCTGATTTGGCGCACTTAGCGAGCGGCATGTGTTTGTACGCCTCGCTGCCCGCCGTCCAACGGCCATGTCCTCGTCCTCATCGCCGTCGAGATGGGTGGTGGGCAGTGGGAATAGGAACCCATTAAGATCATGCTCCATTAATTGAGTTCCCATGAAATCGCCCCGGTCCATGTGAATGGCACTTGTTACTGGGGGCCGATTGGGATGGTGTCAAAATTGTGCATGTTCCAAATGGTTTTTGGCCATCCAAACTGCCGACGACTTTCACGCcaaccgccccccccccccttccaaCACTTCCCTCTTGTCAAATTAAGCTACACTTGCAAAGCGCCAAAAGAATCGTGGGCGGAGGGGAGACGTGGGAGTAGGGATTCTGGGCAAGAAGAATTAAATATGCATGGCTATGTTTTGGAACTCGATTGCCAAGTGGGAGAGTTAGCCGCTTGCCATGGCTCGTAATTGTAATTAGCTTCTGCACAGAGAGAGGCCTCCAAACCGAATTGGATGAACAAAGGATCTGTGGGGCGTGGCAGATTTAGCGATTTTGGGCATTTGGCTGTTCGGGTGTTTGGCCAGTGGGTGCGAAATCAACCAAATTGTCTAAATGGGTTAGCACTGGCGCCGTTTGCCAGATAAAAGGCATAAATAATCAGCACATATTGGGTGTGAATCGGATTCAAGCAGTGTGCGGCGATTCCCTCAACGAATCGAGTTGTGAATGGAATGTTGCGAAATTACATTTGAAACATAGTTTAATGTGTGGAAAGCAATTGCATTTGTGTGGTTTTAATTTCGGTTCATTTCAGACTTACTGccattttacaatttaaacTACATTTGTGCAACATTCCATTTACTCTGCTCTTTGAAACATTTAAGGCACTTAAGTATTAATTTAAGAATATAAGGAAAACACTCGCTTTCCGAAATAAAGATCTGATAAATATGATTAATTGGCGGAACTCGAAATGTTTTGCGATTAACATCAAAGTTGCCACAAATATTAAGCACTCATTTCTAGCTTTTTCACAGCTTGCTCCTCTTAACTTCTGTTCTCCAAGCTGCCGTTGGCTATAATCCTTGGTCAGTCCGTTCGGTGGAAACTTTTGCCTGAGTCTGGGGACCCAAATGAAGTTTGTGGCCGCACTTAACCAAGCCGCAATAAATCAAAACACCTGGTGGTGGTACTTAAGAGTCATGCCACCCAGGACGACAGGCCAACAATGGTGCGACATGAGCAACAAAACAGATAGCAGCGAAGAAAGTAGAAAGGGATGTTTGGAAAAGGGTAGCGCAACCAAAAAACCCTAGCgttaaattaaaagttaaagtCTTAGAAATATGATCatgatttttaataaatcaCAAATGTTAACCTCAGACTTACTGTAGATTGTCGAATCTATGATTTCGTCTTTAGTGCAAATATATCCTGTAAATTCGAACATCCTTAGCGAACGAAAATCATTTGAGAAAGGCTAGCAAAGTGCGAAATCAAAACTTTTACGGCCCCACAAAATAAGCCAAATGGCCAAGAAGGCGATAACGCCagaacaacaatggcaacaacaggTGTTCGACACAGATTTCAACACTCACACAGCCGTAcgcgcactcacacacagacacCAAGCCACCACATAAACGGTAACCGGAAATGAAAACATTGTTGCCTACTTGCAGGCGCAGCTATTTTGAATACTGACTTAGCCTGGCTGAATGCCGCACTTGCCAACTGCATCTAAAAGGGCTAAACAGAAACACACGCTCTACGCACTGTCaagaaatgaaaagtgaaaaacttgCGAGCTGAAAAGTTTGTGACGAAGTTTTTTCTCGCACCTTTCTGCGTGTAGGAACGCTGAATATTCTACCCACAGAATGCAGTTAAAACTTGCAGCcgcaattcaattaaaacttCAATGTTTTGCAAGTACAGCAAGTACATATCCCCGttaacgtacatacatacactcGTACTATACAAGAGTGGGGCTCCTTAACGGCTGGGATGACAGCAGCGTGCCAAGTGGCAAGTGCCAAGTGCCTCGGATGGCTTCAAACTTTGTTGTCCCGACCTCAGCTGTCCCGGTGTAAACAAACGCCCTGGAAATGGAAGCGGGCGGTAAATGAGCATTGGCTCAGTGGACCACGGACGGCCAGCAAAACAGCCGGCTTTGTGTTGCGTGTCGAAAGGaggaaacaaaaatgaaagaGGGAGTCAGTCCATCAGGATATTATCCGCGCAGGCGCAGGACCCACGGATCCTTGCCAACTATAAAAGCCGCTGTTctggccaaaaccaaagcagTTCGTTCGTGGCGCCAGTCCGGAAAATTTCACAAAGCGGAAATACTTGGAAAACCATACTTGGTTTAACTTCAAACTCGAACTCGCTTGTTGATATTACGGCAAAGCTATAAAAACTGTAATTAGTTTGCGCTTGTGGGTTCGCAAAATTTAATCAGCCAGCCATGTGGTGAAAAgtgggaaataaataaacaaacccTTCGCAAGTGCATAATTACAATGCTAACGAACAAAAGAAACAATATAAACGAAATGCCAATACCGAATAGTTAGTCCAACAAAGTGACCACAAAGCAATCTAGTTTGCGTTGCcaatataaatcaaattgaaatcagATTACAAGCTTAAATAGTTCAATGATTTGGCTTTCGTCGGACGAACAATGGTCACTAGTTATTTGAAGTgagaaatttatgcaaaacaTCGCAAAATCTAAAATGTATAATTACATTTAACGAATCAACGTGTTTTTATTAAGTGAACcagtattaaataaaataaataattataatccGCAGTGTTTgtctaataaaaaaaaaagaagtgatTATCAATTATCTAGGTAAATACCGCATTAAAGTGTAAATTGGATTTCGATATTGGCAAGAACTTAACAAAGGCCAGTCAAAGGATTTTACCATAGCCAAATATCAAAGGAGCACATCAcgtaattatattaaatttcaaatggTATCCCGGTGCTCCACGCACTGCCAACCGAGCGACCAGCTCCAAATATTTCCAGCTTACTTGTGGCCGCCTTTGGAGTCGGAGATTGATTCATGTTAAGGTCCCTCTGTGTTGGGTCTGCCACATGTGTGCGAGTCCTAGATCGTGTGGCATGCTGCTTAATTGCAGAGCAACCTCATCGCATCAGGCTCGCTTTGAGCCATTCCACAGCCACAATTTCATATTGTTACAAAATTGCATTGTTAATGGCCGTTGGCAACCCTCGACTGGCAACTGCTAACTGGCAACTGACAGTCGCTTCAAATGGGTTAAAGTGGTCCGCACCCACCAGGGGGGAATGGCAAATCCGTGGAagtatgatatatatatatatatatatgtatgtatgtatttaggGGGCTTTGCCCATTTACATACCACACCATTGGTTAATGTGCAGCCCTTTATAATGGGGCAACTAACTTTTTGCTCTGTCAGCGCAAAATATCTGCGGTTATCTCGGCACCAGCGAATTTCTTTTGCActtgcaataaaaataatcccAGCATAGATAATGGATAATGGGGCGACCCGGAGCCAATGATTAGGACTCTCAATGTTCGAATAGGAGGCATGGGGGTGAACCTAACTTGGCCTGTTAAATCCATTTAACATCCTCATCGACGACCTCTGGGGTTTTGATAACCCTTTACTTCCACCAAGCcgcttccacttccacttccgcaacaataacaataacagcagGCAACAAGAACTGAGGCGCTCTTATGCCCATTAAGTGGCATTATAATTACAATTTGCACCGAGGGCCAGCAACCATGGAGACTGGCAGCTGAACTGGGAGCGGAAACGAAGGCCGACCCCGGCGATAAAGTTCCCATTCGAGGGGCTCATTAAGCTGGAAGGGATGGGGCCACTTAAGTCGGGCGGGTTAACGTTTAACTGCTGACGCCAGTCCGCTGGATTGACAGTACTCGTATTTGCCGAGCAGTCTAATCAGAGCCGGCCCAATTAGCAAATACGCTTAGCAAATAATCCGCAaggattttaattaattggaCTGATGAAACGTACCCGTCGACTTACGTCGATGATCGGGCCCACTGCAGGTATCTACATTTTATCTCGTTCTTATGCGACGAACAGGCCCCGTAAACCGTGTGATATACAGTATACGAGTATAGTACGCTCGCCTGTTGTTGGCTGAAATTCggattttcaaattaattgtgCGCATAAATTTCCCGGGGAGCCGGAGCTCCATGGCCATATCCTTCCTCATCCGCATCCGGAGCCAGAGCCAGAGCGAAAACCGGAGACGGCAACCTTTCGGCTTTGTTTTTGGGGCCAGAGCTGGCAATAAATTCACTTTCGTCTCAAATGAGTTTGCATAATTCAAATAccgaaaattgaaatatattcccggcaaatatttgtttagttATAAAGTGAATCTACCCCAATTTGTTATGATTTAAGCGTGCATCGAGATTAAGTCGCTTGGTTAATTGAGACGGGATTAACGTGAAAAATCGGTGGAATACAAATACTTTTTCCGCATAGCAATGGTTCGCAATCAATAAGCTCGGAATTTAATATAGCCACGGCGGAGGAGCTTAGGGCTGAGTGAAATTCCTGGGCATGAATGGCGTGTTCGTGGGAATAAAAGTTCAGCCAGCCTGAAACACGAACTCCGACTGCAAGTGATTTACATATTAGGACCTGCTGGAATTAAGTATCTCGAAGATAGCGCGTGGCAGATAAAACTATTTAAGCACTACACGCATACAATTCCAGCAGGATCTAGCTAATGGCTGGGAagattacgcatacgccccgttgcgTATACGAATACGGATGCGGATTCGTCCCTGGGCTGGAAAcactataaaattaattttaagacACTTGAAGCTTAATCATTCGCACAGATAAAAGGCGACAGTTGTCCCCGAGGATAATTGCGTATGCGTGTGGAACGGTTTGGGCCTTCAGTCAGTCGGTTTGATTCCTTCGAGGGTCCTATGGGTTCCTTTTTGTGCGATGCCTGGCACTCACGGCATAATTTgggtacaaaatatttccGCCAGTCCctgacccaaaaaaaaaagggacacAAGCGAGGATACCCCCGCCACTTGTGGAAGTTTGGCCAAACGTGCTGGGCTTTCAAACTTGCCCAGTCGACCGAGGGGGTGGCTATCAGTTATACGAGTCCTCGGGGATCCACTCTTGTTAAACTCGCATCCCGCTGCTCACATTGTTGTCAGGCGGCAGGGACCACTCGAAACATGTCGGAGATTTGCGTGAGCCAACTGCCTTTTGATATTCAATCATCTCGAGCGACGGGCATCCAATAATAGCAACAATATGCACACGCAGAAAATAgggaaaatacatttttcggGACGGTATATCCAGagttcataatttttattcactGTGTTATCAAAGGATTCTTTGGTGTATCTGCTCAATCTTAGTACATCACTAAAGTATCCACTTAAACAGACCCATTCTTATTTAAGTATATTCCTTTACGTAATCAAAGTTatgaaataaatcaaattgttgTTTTCATATAGGTAGAAAtagtacatatttttttaagtgtataTTTGCACACATGGGTTGCTTGACTTTTAGCCGGCCTTCAATTTGTTCATAATAATGTCCGCCTATTTTTGAAGTGTCACAGCGTGGGCGGAAACATTGTATTTTGATGTTTCCTTTTTCCTGCCTTCAAAAGGAAATTGAAATCGATGTGTGGATGGGATTTACCCTCATCCTCGAAATCTCCTCCAAAAGAACTCGTCACAATTCAAGTAATGAGAACCATAAAGGCGGAAGACAATACTAATTTTCGTTAATGCGATGGGATGTCCGAGAATTTCCCCAATGGACCACAGAATCGCGGCGAAGTTCGTTAAATATGCATTCGGCTTAGCCGTTGGACTTTTCCGACtgatttatgtatatatgtacgtgcCTTGCCGCTTGGCTCACCTTGGCCAAGTCGATTTGGAATTCAAAAGCTTTTAACAGATTGTCGCTGGCAGTAACTTTGCCAATTTGCAAAAGTTCAACTGAGCAGCAAcgagagcaaaacaaaatggaTTAAGGGCAATAAAGGCGgagtaaaaacaataacaattacaCTGATTGCCGCCCCCGGAGAATACGATGAATGTTGAGTGACGACCTGCCGGTCAGTcgaacggaaacggaaatggtaGTGAAATGGGTAGTGGAAAGGGTAGTGGAATGGGTAGTGGAATTGGTAGTGAAATTGGTAGTGCAAGCGGTACGGAACTGTTAACTCGTTCGCTCGCCTACATTTTTCTGGGCCAACCGATAGACGAACAACCATGGCCATAAAACAATTGAGGTCTCAATTTTGCACAACCCGACGCACATTTGCATTCGTTTCCGAATTGGCGCGTGTTgtacattttccatttcgcacTGGGACCGCAGGACACCAAGGATGCGACCCGGTTGCGCTGAAAAATCGGAGCGCAGCTTTTGTTAGCCCCTGGAAGTGCACATTTATCTACAGAAAATGTTTTGCCGCTGGCCCTTTTGTGCGtaaaaattctatttgattGCACGTTTATGTTGTGGATTTAACTTTTAGTCCCCTTTTGCCAACTCCACCGGGCACTGAATCTTCCACTGGTTACTCCAATGGCCATTGTTTGCCCAGCCAGTATGCTGCAGAAGTCCTTAATCCAGATATTTATTTCCTGCACCAGGATATGAAAGCGAATGCAACGACTTTGATGGCCCCAAACCCCAGCATCCTGTGATCCTGCACCGCCTGAAGTAATCTTGGTCCTTAAGCTTCTTGTTACCAAAAGAACCTTTTATGGCCGCTATAAATTCTCGTAAATTTTGTGTTCCTGAGAGGAAGTACAGGTGGCCAAGAATAGCTATTATACCTTAAATAAATctaaaatcaaatgaattaGCTTGCTACAAAATGCAAGTAGGAAATACTTCATTGTAAAGTACATTAACGATTTAAGATTTTTTTAGTAGGAAgcttgtattttattattttcaataatttgtttaagtAAAACTCAGATAAGTTACCACAAACTGTAAACTGAAAACATCTTTCATTCAGTTTCTTTAAAGAGCATATTGCAAAATCACTTTGATAAAAGTTGCAacattaatacaaatatactCCCTTTGACAACAATTGTcgaataaaaattacaaaacacATGCAAATCTGTGACATTGAAAGAAAATCGTGCATATATGAATTCGACCCTTTGCAAAAGCTTCCTTGGGGAAACTAAAATAGACTTCCATAGGTACAGATAGCgatataacattttatataaatcATAGCAGAATGTAGCCACTGCAACCTGCAGCTATTATCATGCAAAACCCGGCACCATTATTTGAATAGAATTGAAGATTCGGTTGACGGGCTGGGGCTGGAGGGGTCCTTTTGTCCTTTTTGTCCTTTGGCAATGCCACCTCAATCAAGCTCTTTTTACCCATCTTTCCGCAGGCCAACGATGAATGCAGGTGCTGTGTGAAAGTGCCTCTGTTCCTGGAGAGGGACGGATCCAAGTTGAATCAAAGCCGGAACGTGACTTTTGCCGAAAGTAAATTGAGCCACCGCAGCGATAAAAGCTGCCATGCCAACCGGCGAGTGGCGCTAGGACACTCGTAAAGATAAAGGATCCATGGCTCGGCCGAATCCAGGTGCACCCGTGATGAGAGGCGATGACATCTATTCGCGGGTGCACTCCGCCACCCCTCTGCCCCTGCCCCTACACCTGGTCCTCCTGCTCTTCCTGCTCGTGCTGCAGCTCCTGGCACCGGCTGCAGCGACTCCCGTGAATCCCTGTCCCCACAAGGGCATGGCCGAACTGATTCGCAACAGTCCGGTAATTGTCAAGGCCCTCGTCGCACGGATCTTCGCCGATGAGCCGGAGGGACCGGTGCAGTCCCTCGCACAGGACACgattttaataacattaacGCCGGAAACGATATACAAGGGTGCCTCGCTGCTGAAAGTGGCCAACGGCAATACCGATGCCGGGAATCCCATGTCGCCGAGGGTGGGAGGTCTCATGTCCTGGAGCTCGGGCCATCGCAGCAGAGGTGGCAGCGCTGGATCCGCGGGCAGCGGTGGCACCTGGAGTGGCGCTGAGTCAGCCTTTCAGTACGAGGGGTAAGTAATCGGGGAATCGCTACCACGTCAGCCCGTTTGTCCACATCACCTTTCACCTTACCTTTATGCTCACCCATATCGTATCCACTTAACTGCAGGCAGTTGAATGCGACCCTCCAGCCACTGCGTTGTTTCGATAATAACATGCTGAAAATGCTGCCGGCGGAGTTAATTGCCTTTGGCAAACTGCTGCCCGCTGCGACGGCATCCACCGGAGGCAGTCCGCAGACCGCACGACAGCTTCAACGACCGCCCGTGGGTGGCGCCACCGATGTGCTGCAAGTCAGCGTCAACGGTCTGCATCGCTGGACGCCGCAGTTCGAGAATCATATCTGGAAGCATTTGGGTAAGCATGCACTTCCGCTTTCTTGTGTGGCTGCACTTAAAAACTGATTAGTTTAAAATggactttaaataaattagctTCCGGTTTTCTAGCAATTATATTAAGCTAGGCAATTACTGCTTTACGATTTGTATCATCTTTTTTTTCAACACCTTTACatacatttaatatattttaggacttgtatatacaatattttccGAGTGCATCCGCCCAGAAGCCACTCGATTGCCTCCTCCGGCCACCCGAAACCAGGACTGTCCTGGCCGGGCTTCCGTTTTTGCTTCCGTTAGTTAATCGCATTTCGCTTGTTAGTTGTTGCATTGTTGAGGAAATCGCTCCGGTCGGATGTTTGTCGAGTATTGGATGAACCCGGCGGGATAGAGTTTCCCAAACTAGAGGCCACTGGTCAGGCCGGGCTCGGATGTGGCAATCAGCGGTAATTGGCACTGGAGGGCCAGAATCTCCCATCGCTCGAATATCGCAACATAATTGCATGCGACTGTGCTATTCAAAGCCGATTACATGCCCTGCCTTCCGATGATATCCTTAAAGTAATTCAACAGTGAAATGCTGCGAACACTTAAAATTCCGATACTCATTCGGCTTATTCGTCAGTCTATTGTGACTTCATGAGCCCAGCTGGGGGATTAATCTTTGATGAAGATTGATAGCCATCGTTGACGATACCTCCGACTGGATGGgggtaaaatataaaatagagcaaataaaataaaataaaaagcagtATACAAGGCGGCAACATCTCGATGACGCAGCAGATGTAGCAGATGTGGGCCACTGCCTCCTCCAAAGCCGGCAATCCGCACCAGCGCCACTCGAGGGAAGCAACACTTGACTTTTGTGTCAAGCGGCCAGGCGCCCACCAAGGATCTGCCTTGAATTGCGGCAACTGAATGAAAGGACTTTTCGTCCCAACAACAAGCGGCACTAAAATTTGGCACGATGATGTCTTAATTTTATGGCTCATAGTCAGGAAGAAAAGGCATTACTTATATGCGCATGAAGAAAAGATGGAGTACAAAGTGTACTAATAAAAAAGGGCATTTATAAAATTCCTATTTTAAATGCAGTAATATTTATGTAAACAGTTTCAAGCCCTCtaatttaaaaagaattttttgttgccaaaagGTAACCTTTGTGATTACACAAGCCATTTAAAACTGAAAGAGACAAActtacatttaatttgattttcactGCAAACAATTGACAATCAATTGCAGGCTGGGACGATTGGAGCGACTTCACCTTGTGCAGTGTCACCTGCGGTCAGGGGGTGCAGCAGCGTTTCCGGCGCTGTCTACTCGACAATCCGCTGGTGGACATCAACATGAACATCAATCtggaggaggacgacgacgacgacgacgaggatgaACAGGCTCAGGGTGCAGACGATGCGGGCGCAGTTGCCCAACTGTCCAAGGAGACGGACGTTTTCGGCGATGGCAACAACGATCTGCTGGCAGATGAGGATGAGAACGAGCTGCTCATAATGCGAGCAAGTGGCGACGAGTCATTGCATAAATTTGACCAGGCAACGACGACGATTACGCCGCAGACCAGTGTCCGTGCCCATGCCCATCCGAGCGCCAGTCCCCCGGCACCTGACCCCATGGGAGAGACAAGCGGCGGTAATGAACCACCAAGTGATGATGAAGGAGCAGGCGTTGGAGGAGCTGGCGAAAGTGTCAGGTTTGTGCCGAGTGCGCACAATGACCGGTCTGGAAACGAAGTGGGAGCTGGAGCGGCGACTGGCTCCAGTGCTGGGACCAGGAAGGCACGTGCCAGCAATCAGCACAAGAAACGCAAGCCCACCAAGAGCGTGGCCCTGTCGACGCTCCTCTGCGAGGGCTACAACATCGAGCAGCGCAACTGCAACAGTTTCGAGTGCAGCGGTGAGTTGGCCATTCACTTAAATAGCTAAAGCGTATCtgtaaaattaaatcattatGCTTAAAATATAAGTATAAAGAGTAATTCACTAAAGTATTGCGCTCAAATGAACCATCATTCCAGATGACATAAGCGATCTGCTAAAGTTCTACAAGAAGCTGCCGATGGGTGAGGATTTGCCAACTCAAGCTTCGGATGCTTCGCTTGCCCCTTCCTACCCGGATGCATATTCAAATTTGGACCTCACCACGGCGGGTCTGATGGGCACTGCATTCAGTCCAACGCCCTCGACGCCCTACAACATGGGCTACATTCGCAGCTGGAGGAACCTCCTTAACTTCACCCTTATGGTCACATTAAGGGCTAAGGTGGGTGCACTTTGGGGGATTTGTATGGAATGGCAATCAGCGAATTCGTGACGATTTCAGAACGACACCAAGAGCACGGCGACCATATTCTCCATAAGAAACGCCACTCACAATCTTTATCTGGAGGCCTGCAAGGACGGACTGCGTTTGTATTTGGAGCGGGACAATACGACGGAAATGTTGCcggtgaaattcaatttatacGATTATCGCTGGCATCAAGTGGCCATCAGGTGAGAGAGTGTACACATATGGGATGGGGTATATGGTGCTCGGAAGGATCCAGGCGGTGGATGTGGGTAGTGGGTTCCCACCTCCGTGCGATGGTGATGATTGGCAATCACTGCCTCTGTGTGTGCCTCTGCGTGGGCGAATGGCACTCACTTCGATCTGATGGCCATCGACGTGGACACTTtcgtttatttgcattttcaatgtATTAGCATAAATGTTTGTGCCATGAAACGCACACTGCCAAACACTTGACACACATGCAAATAGTAGGCAGGCACACAGTTgtggcaaagaaaaaaatttcaGCATTTTATGTGCAAATCTATAAAAACTTggaaaaataaagtttttatttttaatttgattataaGCCACGTTGTAcatatctttttattttctttctaAGAATCTGTGGACAATATAATTCGATTATAATGGTGAAATTTAACATTCATTGCTATATTCTTGACCGCAACTGTATACAGACAGCGTGCACATGAATATCGAAGGcccttttttggtttttgctttttactGGCTACAACGACACACAGCCAAATTGACACTTGGTTCAAGTGGGCACCATTTGTCATCGACCGTCGGCACATTTCTCACTGTCACTGTATGGGTGCCCacccatacatatgtatgtacgcgCGAGTGTACTAACAATGCACCACTATGtatccatatatatgtacatatatagtttAATTATTTGCGAATAGCTCACTTTACCATTATTGTTTCGATGTTATTTTCATCCACCGTGCAGCATACAGAACGGCGATTTCATATCGATTTACGTCGATTGCGCGTGGACAAACAGTTTCGTTGTCTCCAAGCGACTTTTTACGTTGCCCGTGGACGCGGA harbors:
- the CG12594 gene encoding uncharacterized protein, isoform A — encoded protein: MRGDDIYSRVHSATPLPLPLHLVLLLFLLVLQLLAPAAATPVNPCPHKGMAELIRNSPVIVKALVARIFADEPEGPVQSLAQDTILITLTPETIYKGASLLKVANGNTDAGNPMSPRVGGLMSWSSGHRSRGGSAGSAGSGGTWSGAESAFQYEGQLNATLQPLRCFDNNMLKMLPAELIAFGKLLPAATASTGGSPQTARQLQRPPVGGATDVLQVSVNGLHRWTPQFENHIWKHLGWDDWSDFTLCSVTCGQGVQQRFRRCLLDNPLVDINMNINLEEDDDDDDEDEQAQGADDAGAVAQLSKETDVFGDGNNDLLADEDENELLIMRASGDESLHKFDQATTTITPQTSVRAHAHPSASPPAPDPMGETSGGNEPPSDDEGAGVGGAGESVRFVPSAHNDRSGNEVGAGAATGSSAGTRKARASNQHKKRKPTKSVALSTLLCEGYNIEQRNCNSFECSDDISDLLKFYKKLPMGEDLPTQASDASLAPSYPDAYSNLDLTTAGLMGTAFSPTPSTPYNMGYIRSWRNLLNFTLMVTLRAKNDTKSTATIFSIRNATHNLYLEACKDGLRLYLERDNTTEMLPVKFNLYDYRWHQVAISIQNGDFISIYVDCAWTNSFVVSKRLFTLPVDADVEIGRGFNGELQQLLVLPENQERLQCSNKRTSINEVKRYIIDTFIEDYNGN